One Mangrovimonas cancribranchiae DNA segment encodes these proteins:
- the bshC gene encoding bacillithiol biosynthesis cysteine-adding enzyme BshC produces MPTDCIPFKDTNYFSKLICDYLEEKEELKTFYGEYPSIENFKKQIKLKEHQFNREVRLVLTKSLKKQYAKVDISAKTEANIKLLESDKTFTVTTGHQLNLFTGPLYFLYKIISTINLCKELKKAYPNYNFVPVYWMATEDHDFDEINYFNFEGKKIQWKRSSSGAVGKLDLSGLEGVYKMFSKQLNKSNNAKHILNLFENAYLNHNNLTQATRFLANELFKEYGLVIVDGDDKALKQLLVPFIKDELLHQKGFKEVNQTSDALNNLSDDYKIQVTPREINLFYIKDNIRERIVEVNGEYTVLETSINWTKEALLKEVESYPERFSPNVILRPLYQEVILPNLCYIGGGGELAYWLQLKSNFETQNVVFPLLLLRNSALLITEKQEEKLKKLNISIEDLFLKQSDLITKVTKRVSRIDIDFSAQKKHLEQQFKDLYKLAEQTDKSFLGAVGAQERKQIKGLEHLEKRLLKAQKRKLSDILSRVELLQNELFPNQSLQERQVNFSEFYLEHGDQLIQQLVLNLQPLKSEFLILKLE; encoded by the coding sequence ATGCCAACAGACTGTATACCGTTCAAGGACACTAATTACTTTTCAAAACTTATTTGCGATTATCTAGAAGAGAAAGAAGAATTAAAAACATTTTATGGCGAATATCCTTCAATAGAAAACTTTAAAAAACAAATAAAGTTAAAAGAGCATCAGTTTAATCGCGAAGTTAGACTTGTTTTAACAAAAAGCTTGAAAAAACAGTATGCTAAAGTAGATATATCGGCTAAAACAGAAGCTAATATTAAATTATTAGAAAGCGACAAAACCTTTACAGTTACTACTGGTCATCAACTAAACCTCTTTACGGGACCATTATATTTTTTATATAAAATTATATCGACAATTAACCTGTGTAAAGAGCTTAAAAAGGCGTATCCAAACTACAATTTTGTGCCGGTGTATTGGATGGCAACCGAAGATCATGATTTTGATGAAATTAATTACTTCAACTTTGAAGGAAAGAAAATTCAATGGAAAAGATCGAGCTCTGGTGCCGTAGGAAAGTTAGATTTAAGTGGTCTAGAAGGTGTCTACAAGATGTTTTCTAAACAATTAAATAAAAGCAATAATGCAAAACACATTCTTAATTTATTTGAAAACGCTTATTTAAATCACAATAATTTAACCCAAGCAACTAGGTTTCTTGCAAACGAGTTGTTTAAAGAATATGGGTTGGTAATTGTTGATGGCGATGATAAAGCGCTTAAGCAATTGCTTGTGCCGTTTATAAAAGATGAATTATTGCATCAAAAGGGATTTAAAGAAGTCAATCAAACAAGTGATGCTTTAAATAACCTTTCAGACGACTATAAAATACAAGTCACACCAAGAGAGATTAACCTGTTCTATATTAAAGACAATATTCGGGAACGCATAGTTGAAGTAAATGGAGAGTATACTGTTTTAGAAACATCTATAAACTGGACAAAAGAGGCATTGCTTAAAGAAGTCGAATCTTATCCAGAGCGGTTTAGCCCCAATGTTATTTTAAGGCCACTTTATCAAGAAGTTATTTTGCCAAACCTGTGTTATATAGGTGGCGGTGGCGAGCTAGCTTATTGGTTGCAATTAAAATCTAATTTTGAAACACAAAACGTTGTTTTTCCATTGCTTTTATTAAGAAATTCGGCGTTGCTAATCACAGAAAAACAAGAAGAGAAACTTAAAAAACTAAATATATCAATTGAAGATTTGTTTTTAAAACAATCTGATTTAATAACGAAAGTAACTAAACGAGTTTCAAGAATTGATATTGATTTTTCTGCACAAAAAAAACACTTAGAGCAACAGTTTAAAGACCTTTATAAACTAGCCGAACAAACCGATAAATCTTTTCTAGGAGCTGTTGGAGCACAAGAACGTAAGCAAATAAAAGGTTTGGAACATTTAGAGAAACGATTGTTAAAAGCTCAAAAACGAAAATTAAGCGATATATTAAGTCGTGTTGAGTTGTTACAAAACGAGTTATTTCCTAATCAAAGCTTGCAAGAACGTCAAGTTAATTTTTCTGAGTTTTATTTAGAGCATGGAGACCAATTAATTCAGCAGTTAGTATTAAATTTGCAACCTCTAAAGAGTGAGTTTTTAATACTAAAGTTAGAATAA
- the guaA gene encoding glutamine-hydrolyzing GMP synthase, protein MQHNNVLILDFGSQYTQLIARRVRELNIYCEIHPYNKIPNHLENYHAVILSGSPFSVRAENAPHPDLSNIRGKKPMLAVCYGAQYLAHFSGGEVAPSNTREYGRANLSFVKEDDLFNGISKGSQVWMSHSDTIKALPTNGELLASTHDVENAAYKINGEKTYALQFHPEVYHSTDGKQLLENFLVNIAGVKQDWTPQSFVEETVDELKSKLGNDKVVLGLSGGVDSSVAAMLLHKAIGENLYCIFVNNGLLRKNEFTDVLKQYEGMGLNVKGVDASARFLDALEGVSDPEKKRKIIGRVFIEVFDDEAHAIKDVKWLAQGTIYPDVIESVSATGGPSATIKSHHNVGGLPDFMKLKIVEPLKLLFKDEVRRVGASMGMDKNLLGRHPFPGPGLAIRILGDLTREKVRILQEVDAIFINNLKSWELYDQVWQAGAMLLPVNSVGVMGDERTYEKCVALRAVESTDGMTADWVNLPYEFLQKTSNEIINKVKGVNRVVYDISSKPPATIEWE, encoded by the coding sequence ATGCAACACAACAACGTACTTATTTTAGATTTCGGTTCGCAGTATACACAGCTTATTGCGCGCCGCGTAAGAGAATTAAATATTTATTGTGAAATTCATCCTTACAACAAGATTCCTAATCATTTAGAAAACTATCACGCCGTTATTTTATCGGGTAGCCCTTTTTCGGTAAGAGCCGAAAATGCGCCACATCCAGATTTAAGTAACATTCGCGGTAAAAAACCTATGCTTGCCGTATGTTACGGAGCACAATATTTAGCACATTTCTCTGGTGGTGAAGTGGCTCCTTCAAATACAAGAGAATATGGTCGTGCCAATTTATCGTTTGTAAAAGAGGATGATTTATTCAACGGAATTTCAAAAGGAAGTCAGGTTTGGATGAGTCATAGCGATACCATTAAAGCTTTACCAACTAATGGCGAACTCTTAGCAAGTACGCATGACGTAGAAAATGCGGCTTATAAAATTAATGGTGAAAAAACTTATGCGTTACAGTTTCATCCTGAAGTGTATCACTCTACAGATGGGAAACAATTATTAGAAAACTTTTTAGTAAATATTGCTGGTGTAAAACAAGATTGGACACCACAATCGTTTGTAGAAGAAACGGTAGATGAGCTAAAATCTAAATTAGGCAATGACAAAGTGGTTCTTGGATTATCTGGAGGAGTAGACTCTTCGGTAGCTGCTATGTTATTACATAAAGCAATAGGGGAAAACCTATATTGTATTTTTGTAAATAATGGCTTACTACGTAAAAATGAGTTTACCGACGTATTAAAACAATATGAAGGAATGGGCTTAAATGTAAAAGGCGTTGATGCTTCGGCACGCTTTTTGGATGCACTTGAAGGCGTAAGCGATCCAGAAAAGAAAAGAAAAATTATAGGTCGCGTATTTATTGAAGTTTTTGATGATGAAGCACATGCTATTAAAGATGTAAAGTGGTTAGCACAAGGAACCATTTATCCTGATGTGATAGAAAGTGTTTCTGCAACAGGTGGACCAAGTGCTACTATAAAAAGTCATCATAATGTAGGAGGGTTGCCAGATTTTATGAAGTTGAAAATAGTCGAGCCTTTAAAGCTTTTATTTAAAGATGAAGTGAGACGTGTAGGTGCTTCCATGGGAATGGATAAAAACCTTTTAGGACGTCACCCATTTCCAGGTCCTGGATTAGCTATTCGTATTTTAGGAGATCTAACCAGAGAGAAAGTTCGTATATTACAAGAGGTTGATGCCATTTTTATTAATAATTTGAAATCTTGGGAACTTTACGATCAAGTATGGCAAGCTGGCGCTATGTTGCTGCCTGTAAATAGTGTTGGTGTTATGGGCGACGAACGTACTTACGAGAAATGCGTAGCATTACGTGCCGTAGAAAGCACGGATGGTATGACAGCAGATTGGGTGAATTTACCTTATGAGTTTTTACAAAAAACTTCAAATGAGATAATAAATAAAGTTAAAGGCGTTAATAGAGTAGTATACGATATTAGCTCTAAACCGCCAGCAACTATCGAATGGGAATAA